In the Urocitellus parryii isolate mUroPar1 chromosome 1, mUroPar1.hap1, whole genome shotgun sequence genome, cgaTGGCATTTCAGTGGCTTCAGCCTTTGAAGTTGTGTCACGGTGGCAGATGTGGGGATAGCCCCTTGTTCAAGCAAGACCTTGCCACACAAGGtgaggggtgtggggaggagaggTCCAGCTGCGGTGCCACGTCCCAGCAGCTGCCAAGCAGGCTGTGCCTTACCCTCTGCCTCCTCGCCTCTGGTGGAAGGTGTGCGGACTCTAGGCTGCGCCTGCTCCTCTCCTCAGCACCCTGCCGCCTCCCACCCCGGGCTCCCCAAGTATTTGCTGGACATGTTTAGTTTCACAGGAAGTCTTCGTATGGTCACTGAGATTTGAATTACTGGCCTGTTTATTCTCTTTGTTCTGCTCTCTTCACATCCCAGATATTGCTTGGGTGACTCTTTGTGCTTTAGAATTTCCTTTGTGTCTAATGGTGGCAAAACCTCTTTTGTTAACTAAAAATGCCTTTATCCTCTTTGGAAGCTGTTTTGTTGGGCTAGTGTTCCAGGTCGGTTTGGGTTTTGTGGCATCCTGCTGATGATGTCGTGCCCAGTTTGGAGGTAGCTGGGTGGTTGGTGGTGATAGACGGCTGGCTGTTCACCTGCCCTTGCGTGCTCAGccccagccaggaagcaaaaggcTCCCTTGGGTAACGGTAACCCAGGGCCTGTGTGCTGTGCATGCAGCGCAGAGGATCCTCCTGCCCCTCTGCAGTCTCTCTGGGGTGTTCCCTGGGGTGGATGTTAGGGTTAGAATGTCAGGCCCACTTTGCCAGGAGGTGGCGCTAGCACAGGCAGTGTGCACTCTGAGGAAGGCAGGAGACCCATGTTGTAACACCTTTATTCATCACTTTACCAATGACACAGGATGCTACGACAGACAGCACACACACAGGAGAAATGTGCAGACAGACAGGAGCTGTTTCACTAAAAATTTACAGGCCGGGCCACAAAAGCAAGTCCAACAGGTGACATGGTGCCTTACGCTCTGTGGGAGGGACAGCAGGGCCTCGGGACCCCAGAGACCTTCCTGGTGAGTGTGATTTAGACATCAGCAGAAGAGCCTTTCTGAGTCGGAACACCCAGACACCAACATTACCCATCACACTGATAAAGTGATACGCTCGGTTCTCCTTAACGTTAATAAAATCGTGtaaaaatatattgcatatatatacataaatttgtttccatttcttgaaaAAACTTAGTACAAACTAGTAGTATATTATCCCTTTCAAGTTTCTTTTAGGTTGTGCAAGTTTCCTTTGTCGTTTGGCTTGGTTTAGTTGTTAAGAGGTCTAAAGGAAGAGGGATGGTTAACATAAGAAGGCCTGTCCCGCCCGACTCCATCCCGTCCCAGGGACAGGTCATGCCCTGAAACACAGAGCTCACCGACTCCTCAGTGGTCAGCCAGTGGAGGGAGGGTAGCAGTACAGTGTTTATGGACGTCTGGCCTCTCGATAACTTCACAGTAGAGCTGAGTTGTCACCCTTATTGTACTGAGCAGTGACAACAGGTTGTCCTCATGTGGCAGGCGCTGCAGGGCAGAGGAGCAGCGGGCTTGAGTGAGCCCTGGGAGGAAGTAGCCGACAGGCAGACACGCTTCCCTGTAAAGGGACAGGTGTAAATGCTATAGGTGTCCAAGCCCTGGcaccctccagccacactccctCCAGTCCTGCCACGGTGCCAGAGCAGCTGTGGCCAGTACTGAGCGCACCGTGTGGCCGTGGGAGGCAGCTGCAGCCACCCAGGCTGCCCAGTGCCTGCCCCAAGCTGCCAGCCACTCAGACCCTGGAGGGGTGACAAACAGGTGGGGGGTGGCAGGAATCATGCAGATTGAACCACTAAGGTGCCTTTTCAAAATGTCCCTGCATCTGCTGTCATTGTCGTCTACCCTCAAACATAAGACCAAGGATATCAAAGGTGTAAAAATACTCcagtataaatatatttcttttgctataatatttttaaacatcactTGAACTTTGATTTTGGTAGAGCTAACCACTACGACCCTTACAGAGCACTTACTAGGTGCTTACCCTAGAGCAGTAAACAGAAGTAAAGACGCCTCTGCTAGGATCAGCGTTCCCCACCACGCTCCTACGCCTCCTTCCCTGAGAGTGACACTCCGTCAGCTCTGTCCACCTCGACAACCTGCCCCTCTCTTGGGTGTCACCTGACAGAACCTGACTTGTCACCAGTGTCTCCTTATAATTCATCCCTGTCTCCTGGATGTTACCTCCCGACAGAATGTCACCTGAGAACCTGTCCTTGTCTCCTGGGAGTCACCTCCTGACAGAACGTGTCCCCGTGTCTGGGGTTGCATGCTGTGCAGTTTCACCTACAGATGTGTCTGCCCCTGTGAACCGTGGTTAGTAAAGTTACTGGCACTGAGAGACCATGCGACACAGGCAGGACCTGCCCACAGCTCACGGCGGGCGTCCAGAGACTGAGGAAACGCACCACTTTGTGCAGAGTCCCAGCCCGCTCTGCGTGCGGGGCGCACAGGTTCCGTGCCCAGTTTTAAAGTTTCCTGGGTTGGTTTTTACTGCCCTTTCCTTGCTAGGGAcacaggtgggaagggagggTGTGTTTCAAAGCTACAGTTTGAAACTGACCAGAGGAGGGTATGGTCCTTACCCACGTGTGTCCGAGGAAGCCCTTGGAACCTGTTGGGGACAAAATGGGAACCACTCGTCTGATGCAGTGCTGTGTGCCACGAGTACCATGTGATGGGACAGCCTGGCGCATTGGCTCTCCTGCACAAGCCCGAGGGCATATCAGGCTAGGATGTGGAGGGCCACCAAGGTTTTTCTTCAGTAAAACCCAAGGATTCGTTATGGTGACCAGGAATGCATTCTCCAGTTCTCATGAGAAGTGAGAGGACTTGGCCTGGCAAGGGCGCACCTTCAGGAGCCAGAGCTGGCCGGGGCTGGCACTCTGCAGCCTGGGACCTGTGGCCCCGCCAGTCTGTGCTTCTCTGTCCAGTTCTGGGCAGTGATATCATGAGGTGTGGGCTGCGTGGACAGGGTGCCCAGTCACGAGGGATTGAGGTCCCTTGAGGATGGCACTGAGATGGCTGCTTCTGCGTGGGTCCAACTTCCTGTGTGTTCCTGCAGCAGGCCAGCCCACCACTTGGTCAGAGTCGTTCTTGTCCGACAGTGACCCACTGACCAGCAGACAGTGTCCTGGTGCTCCACACAGACTGTGGGGTCCGAGGGAGCATCCATACCTGATAATGTGGCACAGGACCCGTTGGGTGCCCCCCGCCCCATCCCTCTACCCTGGCCCAGGGCACGTGCCTGTAGGGACTGTTGCCATGATGAGGGGAACTCAGCTTCACAGgcagaagaaagggagaagagcAGCCTCAGACCAAGAGACGGCCAGCCACGGGGGCCCCTGGGAACCAGGGGTGCTGGAGAGGGCAAGAGCCAGGAGGGGGTGGGTGTTCCGGGGCCCTGGGACTGGGGGTCTGGGGAGACCACTGATGAATACTGCTGCTGGTCTGAATACAGGGCTGTGGGGTAGTGCACAGAGCTGGTGTCCAACACTGCCCACGTTGTTTTGGCCTCTAATCTCTTCACACAAAAGACCAGCTTCAAGTCTggaatgctgggctggggttgggcaCCTGGCAGCTTCTCCCCAGACCAGCGAGATGACACCCACAGGGAGTCCCCAAGCCTCAGACCCAGTTCCCCTTGTCATCCGTGCCAGGCACCTGGTCTCCCAGGACCTCGGAAGGGTGCTGTCTGCTGGGGCCACCCATCCTCCATGGAGGCCATTGGTGTTGGGGGACTCGGGGAGCCTTCAGCTGGGACCCGAGGTCTCTGCTCTGCTCAGGGGCTGGGGTCTGGCCTCCACGGGGCTGCAGCTGTGACTGGGCACTCTTCAGGCTCAGGAGTGGTGGGTGGCATGTCCACCTGCCATGGCGGGAAGAGGGCCTTACTGTCTGCCTGTGCTGTGGGCTGGGCTGAGAGTCCCCCTGAACAGCCATCCGGACAGTCGGTGGCCAAGAACAAGCAGGTTCTTGGAAGCATTTCCCCAGGCTGCCATGGGCTCTTTCCAGGACGACAGCCCCGCGGGTTGCTGTGGGCCCTGGTGACAGTCGTGGCGCACGCCTCTTAGCCTCAGCATGGCACAGGAACGCTCAGTCCCTGTGCCTGCACCATGCTGAGGAGGGGCTGCCCGTGGCGGCCTGTGGTGTGGGTGGGCAGGGTCCTGGGCCAGCTCTGCACTGGCCCTGTGCACTCAGCTGCCCATGGCAGAAAAGGAAACCCCAGCAAATGCCACTGGCTCTGAAGGCTTGGTGTCCTGCCTTGGGGTGTCGGGAGGACCGGGAGCTGAGCACGCTGCCTAGACCCTCCCTGAGGGAGGCTGCAAGCAAAGCTGGGCGGAGCCAGCACAGCCACGCAAGAAGCCCGGAGAGGCCCGCCCTTGCACCGAGGCCACCGCGTGGGCTCTGCACCACACATGTCCCAGTCTGGCTGGTGACACAGCAGGGCGAGCTGAGCCCCCTGGACCACTCTAAGCACAAGCGGTCACCATGGCTCATCACTGCTAGGACAGCAAAGGGGAGGGACTGCCCACTTCACTCCCAGGCCACGCCCTGGGCAGCCCAAGGTTCTGCTGTGGCTCCTGGGCCTGCCTCTCACACTGCCCTCAGCACAGACCTGTCCACAGGCACTGCATGTGTGGCCTGCCACACGCCCTGCCAGGACAGCATGAAGGGCTGTGGCCCCTGCTAGTGGGGCGCCTCGGACACTGCCTGTGTCCTGCTGGGGTAGCGGTTTCATTTGTGCTGTTGGTTAGTTGGTTAACTCCTACTGCCTCAGAGGCTCCTAGAAGGTGTCAGAAGGTCAGCAGGGCCTCCGACAGGGTCTACCCCACTTGTTCCCACACCTAACAGCTCCCAGAATGCCCCTTTCCCTGCAAGCAGGTATCCAGTGTGGCACAGTCCTGGGAGACCATTTGAAAAGGACCATCCACTTCCCAGTTCTGGACGAGACAACTGTGTTAGGAAGGGTCAGTGAATCAGGACCCAAACCTGGGTCTGAGAGGTGTTGCCGGGCAGGAGGTAGCCTGGGTGTCCCCTTCCCAGCAGGCAAGGCCAAGGTCCACGAGTCCTGCCCAGTGTGCAAAGGAATGTGATGAAGTGGGACGGGGTGCCAGTCGGGCACGCGCCTCACGCGTCCCCAGCGTCCAGGGTGTCGTGCAGCTACTTGCCCCCCTGCACCTTCTGGTCATAGGTGCCTGCGTGCTTATAGCCAGGCACGTAGCCTGACTCATCCACCAGGTCCACGCGGCCAGCCTTGCCCTTGCCCTTGCCCGATGGGTCGAAGCGCTCCTTGTGGGAGCCCGTAAACTTGGTCGTGTCCGTGAGCCGCGACACGGTGGGCGAGGACACGGCTTTCTGCAGGGGGAAAGTGGGGAGAAGAGCGTTAATGCGAGCTCAGCAAGGAGGCAGTTGAGGACAGCCACTGGCCGGTCACTCAGCGGGGCCGAGGTCTGGACACATCCACCTCCCCTGCGCCAGCTCAGTCCTGGGTGGGGGGTGACGGATCTGGCAGTCCTTCAAACTGCCCGATGTTCGAGGGTGGCACGCCTCTAACTGCAACCAGTGGCCACCCGAGAACAGGGGCTGCGGGAACCCCGGGCCCCGCCCACACCAGGCCCCGCCCACACCAGGCCCCGCCCAGCCAGACCCAGTCCTGCTCACCGTGACCCCTGAGATGACGGGCGAACGGCCCTCAATGAGCCTGTGCACCTCGCGAACCGCCTCCTCGCTGCTCTTGTCCTTGAATCGCTTCTTGGCCAGCTCCTCCAGCGCCTCCTGGAACTGCTCGAAGGTGATGGTCCGGCAGGACTTCCCCCTGTGGATGCGGGCCCCATAAGCATGGGAGCAGACACCCCCAAGACGGCCCCTGCCCAGCCAGCGTGCGTCCCCACGCCGTGCTGTTTGGCAACCCGCGCCACGCAGTGGCCACGGGCAACGAGCACTGCACACAGCCACCAGCAGCCAGCCGCCCAGAAGGAGCCCGGCAACACTCGGTGGTGGCCGGCGGAGTCGCCTCCCCAACCCATACCTGCACCCAGGCCCTTCCCTGGGTCCCCCGTTTCCCCTGCCCTCATGGGGTACCGTCAGCCAGCTGGTGGCTCTAGGTTAGAACAGCCAGAGCCATGATGTGTCCAGACACAGTGTGCCCAAACCTATCCCACAATTTCACCACCTCCTCCCTCAGGAGGGCATCCAGGCAACTTGAAAATGTTCCAAAGTTTTCTTTACCTtagaattttgctttaaaaacatttttcaacttTGATAGGATCTGTCCCAACTAATCCAAATGAGTGAGTTTTTCAATGTCTGAACTCTGGGTGAGGCTGAGGTCTGCAGAGGACCCTGTAAGGCACTGGGGAATACTAGTACACCAGCCAGAAACAGGCCGCCTGGAGGGGCCAAGCAACTCTGGCTGCCCACTTACCAGCCCCAAATGTCCAGGGCCCAAGAGACAACGGACAGTGAACACTGGCAAGGGTGAGAGGGGACCTAGCACAGTCAGAATGGTTTAAAAACTGAGAACCAAGTCGCAGAACTGAGTGCACAGTCCCccaggactggggatgaggccaGCCAGGAGGACGGCAAGGCCTGCACATACCAGATCCCTCCGACCCACACCTGGCCCCACATGTGTCCACTCAGACACATCCCAGTGCCCCTGAAACTCGGCACACTGGGGGGAGGATGCGTGAGTCAGTTTCTCAGGTTTCCCAGAAATAACTGCACACGCTGCATTAATGAAACAAGAGTGGGCTGCACTTGGTCCAAAGTCTAAAAGTTGACCTCTTTGAAAGACACCATTAAGGAAAGgcagccacagactgggagaaaatgtttgcaaaacacAAACCCAACAAAGGACTCACACCTGAACATGCAGAGATCTCTTAACACTCAAcagtatgaaaaagaaatcagtgtcAAAAAGTGGGCCATGTATCCAAATATCAAACCGCCCCAGAGACACAGATGTCTATCAAGCCAGGAGTGTTGCCCTCCGCCCTCCACGGGGAAAGCCGGGGCTGCACAGATGCCCAGTGTGCAGGGGCCTGCCTGCAGGAAGGGCCAGGTACAGCACTGGGGTCTGGGGGTGCTGCACAGGTGAGCACCATGGGTCCCACAGCCCCATCCCTAGGTTCTGGCCCCCGAGAGATGAAGATTTGGCTCTCACCTGGCCCCATGTGAATGCTGTCACAGTTTTAGTCACAATCACTCAAATCTAAAAACCCAAATGTCCTTCCACACTGGCCTTGCAAATACACTGTGGCATGTGGACACCCAATGGGTGATGCCCACAGGGACACTGGACCCCAAGTGGCCAGGCTGAGGAGCTGGACATGGAGACGCCTCCGCGTGGCTCCCACAGAACCCGCGTCTTCCAGAGCCTGGAGCGCGCACACTCTTCCCTGAAAACCTGGGACATCTGGATCCGACACCCTCAGGTCAAGAAAAGAGCTGAACTTGAGGGGGGAGATGAGGGGGAGCCCCCAGATCCTGTAGCCAGGACCTTATGCCTCTCCAGGGAGGATCACTGAGACCCCACAACGGGACTGTGCCCCCCAACACATTCTAGAACTATCTTCTGGGGAAAGGGGCTCAGTGGTGTCGTGTGGGGAGGCCAGAGCCCCCAGAAGCTCACAGCTTGCATGTGCCAGCTGTCCCCTGTGGTATTGGCTGAACCAGCCGCCCTGGGCTGCTGGACCCTGCAACCCAGTGCCTGGGTCTGACAGCCTTACTGTCCTCTCTGGGCCCTGGGGGCCTCTCTGTTTGTCCCGGGCTGTCAAAGCCACTCTTGTCTCCTGCTCACTGCCCTGCTGGGGGGACATGTGAATGCCAGGCCTGGTGACctaccactgaggcacacagCCCTCTGCGGGTGGCCACCGCACCAGGCGCCACCAGCACGAGTCACGGGGGGCGGGCGGGGGCTGGGGGCCCCCATCAGAGGCCACATTCAGATGGGGCTGGATGCCTGCTCTGCTGCACCAGGAGCCCCACAGTGCTGCTGAGGAGAGGGAGCCCCCGTCTCGGCCCCCAGGCTCACAGAGCTGTCCCCAGGGGACCCCAGTGAGTCTAGGAACACAATGCCTGTCACTCCAGGGCTCTCTGGACACAGTGAGCCTGTTTTGCAGAGCCCTGGGACTGCGGGGCTCCCCGGAGCTCGGGCTCCCCTGCTCCAAAGCCAGCCCAGCGGGATGTGGCCTCTGCTCACACACAGGCTCCAGTGGCCTGCCTGCGTGTCCCAGGCTGACAGGCGGCCTGGCAGGGGCTGCAGGAACCTCGCTTGGGCCAATACTGAGCTCAGAGGCCTGCACCTCCAGGGCCCACCCTCCAGCTCTGGGCATATGCAAAGCCCCCAGCCCCTTCCACAGACCCCTTTGTGAGAGGACCCCTCTCTacagggatggatggatgatcAGAGATAATTTTGGGTTCAGAGAAGGCTGCTGGTGCTCCTGGGCTCCCTGGCTCTGTGACAGTTTGGATCCCCCAGGGACCTCTGAGGAGGGGTTCACCAGCCAGATGCCACTCCCGGGAGAGAGTGGGCTGTGGTCAGGGCAGAGCTGCCCCTGCACTTTCGAGGGTCGGAGCCAGAATGCTGGTCATGCAGGCATGAAGCTCCAGGACATGGcccctggccctgggctggggtggACCCTACCTGGGGCTTCTTCAGGGCTTGGGTGGACCGGATTTGGAAGCTGCCCACACTTCTGCTAGACTGTGGAGCAGCCCAAGCACTGGCCCAGGGCTCCCCCATGCCCACTGACTGCCCCTGCCTCCCCCAGGACCCAGCCCCAAGATCCATACCAAgatgaggctgaggctgaggctgaggctggatcAGAGCTCTCCAGGGTCTCCAGGTGACCACAACAGCCAGACCACTTAGGAAGCCCCTCAGGGGCAGGGAGGTGACCTGGAAGGGCCTGGGTGTCAGCAGCCTGTGAGGGCACCTCACACACACCGCATCTAGGAAACCAGAGCCTTCTTGCACCTCACTCAGGCTCAGCTGACCAGTGAAACCATCCACCAGCCAAGAGGTCAGGCCATGACCCTGCTGAGGTCCCTCCAGGACCCCCAGGCCACTGGGCCGGGCTGTACTGGGGCTGCTCAAGTTCCAGAGATCTGACCACCAGCCATCTGCAACCCGCCTCCAGGGGTGGCCTGGGTCCAGAACGTTGTCACCTCCCTCGGAAGAGGAAATAGCCATCCTTAAAGTGCCTCCTGGCCCCTGTGCCTGGCGCCTTCAAGGTTCTGACCAGGCCTGGGCACAGGGGCCCGCTCTGCCAGGAGGCCTGGGGCTCTGCCGCCGTCAGGCCCCCCATGACCTCGGGGGGCCTGAGATGCACACACTGACAAttctgggtgtctggggaaggCCATTCCTTACATGGCCTGCATGCACTGTCCAGCTGGTTTACAAGGTAAGGTGGACACTTGTCCCCAGATTGCCCCATTCCCTCCTCTTTGACTCACCAGGGCACAGGACCACCAGCCCACAGACCCTGAGCCAAATATGCTGCACATGACTTTTCCAGTGCCCCCGCCCCTCAGGACTGTGGTGCCTCCCCTCAGGGAGAAGCCACGGGCTGGCTCTGCACTGCCACAGGTGGCCTCTAGAGGGCGGCGCAGCCATGGGAAGGGAGGCCACGCTCCTGGAACCCAGATCCTGGGTCTGGCCCCAGGCCCTGTGCTCACCCTCCCTTGGGACAGGTGTCTGTGTCAGCCctgcctgctccccaggcccagaGCCGGAGGAAGGGCGCCCCAGGGTGGGTGCAGAGGTGAGCAGGGCCGGTGTCTCCTGGCTTTCCGGGACGTGTGGGCATACGGAGAGCACCCAGCCTCTGCCCCTCCTGCCACACACCTGGCGGGGGCTCTCCTGGGGCCTGGGCCCAGCTGTCTGCAGACTTCGGACGATGTCCTTTAGGTCCAACTGGCCACGGCAGAGGGTTGGCATCAGGCAGCTACCCATCCTAGCGGCAGCCAGCAAGCCCTTGGGGCCCGACCCTGCTCTCTGCAGTGGGCACTGGCCCTACAGAGGGCCAACTGGCCATCACACAGCCCCCACGTGGGTGTGGGTGGGAAGTGGTGAGCCCTGATGGCAGGCCACACACCCAGTCAACAAGTCTGGCCCTCGGCCTCCCTCTGGCCCTAGGCCTCCCCTCCTGGCAGCACGGTGTTCAAGGCAGGTGGCAGCAGACCCTTTGGCTCCCACGCACCCTGCCCAGGCACAGCAGGCACACACAGACCTGTGGTCCGTGCCTCAGGGCCCAAGGACCCCACCCTGGGCCTGCCTGAGGTCTCCATTAACCATTGAGAGTCAGGCCAGCCAGCTCTGGGCAGGAGGGCGTCTAGGTTAACAGTCGTCTTCAATAAAGCTGGCAGAGAGCTGAGAGACACTTGTTTAAAATTTAACACATAgtaacatcaaaacaaacaagcGCTGCCATGGCGACAGGGACCCAAACAAAGGCTGCAGATACCCCAGCTGGCGCCACGCCCGCGGAGCCATGGCAACCTGCCCTGAAAACAGAAATAGTGGACTTTTTCTCTCCCAAGCCCTGTCAGCCAGCAACTTCCTGGCGGTACCTAAGGGCTTCCTGGGGTCCCCAAGCCCTGGAGGTGAAAGCTCCCGGCTGCCCTGGAGGGCTGTGGACACCACTTCTCAGTGCCCAGCACACACAGCCTGTCAGCACCCCGTGATTTCCGGGGAAACCCTGGCCATCCCCTGACCCCACTTCTCCAGCCTTTCTGCAAGACCCCAACACCCTGTCCCAGGACATTCTTCCCCCTGGCCTTGCTGTCCCCCCACAACCCTGCCAGGCCAGTCTCCCTCTCCCCAAGTTCAGGGAGAGAGTTTAGGTCTCTCGGTCCTGCaccctgggaggggaggggacctgCCTGATAGAGGGACAGGGACCTACTTGGTAGGCCCAGGCCACAGATAcccagcagaatccaggctgcACGTGGGAAGGACAGTCCCAGGGTGGGCAGCACCCTGAGGGAGACCCCATGATCCTCAGGCAGATAGGGAGCCAGAGCCCTGGGCCTAGCCAGCTCTGATCCTGGCCCCCTGTCTGCTGAACCAGCTATGGAGGCACACAGTGTGCCCACGGGCCCTGCGCACTGACCGCCCAGCCACCTGGGGCCATGTTGGGACCTCGGCACTCTCTGGGCTTGGGCTGCATCTggccatatccccagaccctgACCCCCAGGGCAGGGGCACCCTGAGttccctgggcagcctggggtcTATGGCAGCGTGGGACATGCCTTGGAGTAGGGCCCAGCCTCAGTCTGAAGTGGCCCCAGGGGCAGGAAGGCTGCATGTCCCTTCACACGGGGTGGCCATGCCCAGCCTCTGGAGCCCTTTCCAAGGAATGAGGCACAAGCACCCTGGCCACCCCTGGGAGGCGGCCACGCTCCCTGCCCGCGTGTGGGCACATGGGCAGCAGCCAGGAGGCAGTTTCCCACAGAAGGACTGGACGCCCCTGGAAAGGCCACTGCTTCCCACCTCTCACCTAGCCACCTGGAAGCTGCCCCCTGAGCACATCTCCGGCCTCCTTGCTCCTGGGTCTGCTCCCGACTACCCTGGACACGCTGGGCTCACTGAAGACACCAGAGGGCACATGAGTGGAGCACCGTGGGCCGGCTGGCCTGCCCCGAGCGGTTCTCGCACATCCACAGTCCAGGCCGGAGCAggctgcagggcctgggggagcgGAGGGGGGCTTCAAAAGACAGCTGCCAGTGGAGGAGCACTGGGGACAGGGCCTCGCCGTGCGCAGGagccagccctgcctggcctggctGGGCGCTCCAGCCACAGCCAGCCCCACAGGAGGCAGCTGCCCCTCTTCACAGCTGACCCCGTCCCTCCCTGGGCTGGCATCACGGCACAGCCACTTAGCCAAGCAAGAGCTCTGGGCACAGGATGAGGGCCGTGCCTGTGCCAGAGGCCCTAGCCCCAGATCATCTGGGCACAGTCCAGGTCAGTGCCCTTGCCCACAGCTAGCCCACCTGCCAGAGCAGACTTGGTGACCAGGACCTGCCTATCCCTGCCTGGGACCGTCCACTCAAACCCAACTGGCAAGTCCAGTTGCTACCAGGAGGCCACATGTTGCCTCCAGGGAACAGACAGACCCAAGCCCATGACAAGCCCCAGGAAACACAGGAGCCCAAGAGCCCAGGGAAGTCTCCCCAGCTGAGGCTCGTGGGGAGCCTGTCCCCTGGCCTTGCTGGGATCCGAGGGAACCAGGGGGCAGCAAGCACCGAGCACCCAGATCGGCCTCAAAGGAGCTGCAGCTGTGGGCAGCTGGGGGGCCTGGGGGCTGAAACTGGCTGCACCAGGACAAGCATGCCTCTGGGTCCTTCTGAGCTGTCCCCAAGACCCTGGCCTTCCTGGCTTGTCCCACGGAAGAATCAGCTCCCACCTGTGGTCCTACCTCCCAGgttctccctgcccccacctctggAGGTAGCAGTGGACAGCAGTGAGGCCCCAGCCAGTGCTGCCACAGCCACCTGGTGCACAGGACCCGTGCAGAAGCAAGAGCTGGGAGAAgaggccgggcacagtggtgcacgcctgtcatcccagcggctcaggaggctgaggcagggggatcgcgAGATcacagccagccttagcaaaagtgaggcactaagcaactgagtgagacctgtctctaaataaaatgcaaaatagggctgggatgtgcctcagtggtcaagtgcccctgagttcaatctctggtacctccccccccccaaaaaagagagtTGGGAGAAGCACAGGGGCTGCTGTCCAGGATGCACAGGGGGTCCCAGTGAGGCCTTCCCAAGCAGGGCTGGTGCCTCTGGGGCTGGTGCCGTCAGAGGGTAGGCCTAGGCCTGGAGGCAGTGAGTGGGACTGTGGCCAGAGTAGAAGTCGGGGTCTGGGAAGGTGGGGCTGGACCAGAGGCTCCCTGGTGGGTGGCAGGGCAGAATGACCACAGGTCCAGGAGCTGCCACAGCCTCC is a window encoding:
- the Tppp gene encoding tubulin polymerization-promoting protein isoform X1, encoding MGCNMADSKAKPAKAANRTPPKSPGDPARDKATKRLSLESEGASEGAAAAPELSALEEAFRRFAVHGDTRATGKEMHGKNWSKLCKDCHVIDGKNVTVTDVDIVFSKIKGKSCRTITFEQFQEALEELAKKRFKDKSSEEAVREVHRLIEGRSPVISGVTKAVSSPTVSRLTDTTKFTGSHKERFDPSGKGKGKAGRVDLVDESGYVPGYKHAGTYDQKVQGGK
- the Tppp gene encoding tubulin polymerization-promoting protein isoform X2 gives rise to the protein MADSKAKPAKAANRTPPKSPGDPARDKATKRLSLESEGASEGAAAAPELSALEEAFRRFAVHGDTRATGKEMHGKNWSKLCKDCHVIDGKNVTVTDVDIVFSKIKGKSCRTITFEQFQEALEELAKKRFKDKSSEEAVREVHRLIEGRSPVISGVTKAVSSPTVSRLTDTTKFTGSHKERFDPSGKGKGKAGRVDLVDESGYVPGYKHAGTYDQKVQGGK